The following nucleotide sequence is from Halomonas chromatireducens.
TCGATTCACTGCCGGCACAGGCGGACACGGCAGCCAGTTGCGTCGAGGAACTGGCCGACCGGATTCGCCTGGCCGTCGCCGAGCCCTACTCCATCGACGGTATTCAGCATTTCCTCTCTGCCAGCCAGGGGGTCGCCATGTTTCACGGCGACGACGAGGTGGAAACCCTGTTCAAGCTGGCCGATGCCGCCTGCCATCAGGCCAAGCTGGCCGGACGAGATACGATTCGCTTCCATGACGATGTCATCCAGGCCGTGATGCAGGCTCGCAACGAAACCAAGCGCGACCTGCGCCTGGCCCTGCAGCGCGGCGAGTTTCACCTGGTCTACCAGCTCCAGTACGACAAGGATCGTCGTGCCCTGGGAGCCGAAACACTGGTGCGCTGGCAACATCCCTCGCGAGGGATGATTTCACCGGCCGACTTCATTCCCCTGGCCGAAGAGAGCGGCCTGATCGTCCCGCTGGGGGACTGGATTCTCGAACAGGCATGTCGCCAGCTGGTGGCCTGGCAGAAGCACAGCGCCACGGCATACCTGAGCCTGGCCGTGAATGTAAGCGCCCGCCAGTTCAAGGAAGCCGATTTCGTCGAGCGTATTCATCGGGTCATTACTGCCAGCGGCGCCGCCCCCCAGCGCCTGAAGCTGGAGCTGACGGAGAGCAGCCTGCTCGAAGACGTCGAGGCCGGCATCGACAAGATGCAGCGCTTGAAGGCCCTTGGCATCAGCTTCGCCATGGACGATTTCGGCACCGGCTTATCGACGCACGCCTGGCGGTCGCGCAGGACGACCATGATGCCGCCGTGACCGCCCTCAGGTCGGTGATCGATGCGAGCAAGCGCGACTACATCCAGGGCCTGGCGCGACTGCGCCTGGCCCGGCTGCAGGTGTCCCANTGACAGGTCGGTACCCAACCCACGAATACCAGAGAGATCCACCGTCGCTGATAGCCCCTCGCTCCCTGACCCGTAGGCATTGAGGACACCGCATGCACCAGAGACAACCGAACCCTTGACAGGTCAATCCATACCAGGAGTATCTTCAGATTACGACTGGAGGCCGAAGGACTCCCGGCGGTGTTGCCGACGCCAACGCGGCGGCCTCCACCAGGCGCCCGCTGAGTCTTATGCGTAATCAGGTGACTTCTTGACCATCGAAACACTTTAGTGTGGCTCAAGATTTGCCCGATGGCTGACTTTCTCGTCTCGACATCGCCCGACCTATTGGCCGGGCGATGTCGTTTCTGCCTTGCCGGCGGAAACTCAGCGGGTATTGCGCAGACCCGCAGCGATCCCCGCCATGGTCACCATCAAGGCGCGGGTGAGCTCACCGCTGATGGCGCCATCGGCATCGCGGTTTCGCTGCAGCAGCTCTGCCTGCAGGCCATGTAGGGGGTCGATATAGGGGTTGCGCACGGCAATGGCCTGGCGAATCAGCGGCGTCTGCTCCAGCAACTCTTCCTGGTCGAGGATCGTCAGTAACACTTCGTTCAGGCGGGTGAAGCGTTCCCGCAGGTCCTCGCCCAGCGCCTTCAGCGCCGGCTCATCCACCAGGCGCCTCTCGTAGTAGCTGGCGATAGCCACATCGGCCTTGGCCAGCAGCATCTCGAGCATGTCCAGGTAGGTGCCAAAGAAGGGCCACTGGTCACGCATCTCGCGCAACGTCTCCAGGCCACCCTCTTCCTCGAGGCGGGTGCAAAACGCTTCACCGCTCCCCAGCCATGCCGGTAGCATCAGGCGAATCTGGGTCCAGGCGAAGATCCAGGGGATTGCGCGCAGGGTTTCCACGCCCCCATCCTGGCGTCGCTTGGTGGGACGCGAGCCTAGAGGCAGCCGGCCCAGCGCGCCTTCCGGCGTCACAGCTCGGAAATAGGGCACAAAGTCGGGGTTCTCACGCACTACGCTGACATAGCCCCGGTGGGCGATAGCTGCCAACCTGTCCATCTCCTCGCGCCAGTGAGGCTCGGGGGACGGCGGCGGCAGCAGGGTGGCCTCGAGCACCGCACAAGCATAGATCTCCATGGAGCGCAGTGCGATGTCGGGCTGGCCGAACTTGAAGCGAATCATCTCGCCCTGCTCGGTAACGCGAAGACTGCCGTTCACCGAACCCGGCGGCTGGGAGAGGATGGCAGCATGCGCCGGACCACCGCCGCGGCCGACGGCACCGCCACGACCGTGGAAGAGCGTCAGCGAGACGCCGTGGGCGCGGCATACCTCGACCAGCCGCTCCTGCGCCCGATACTGGGCCCAGGCCGCCGCCAGCTGCCCGGCGTCCTTGGCCGAATCGGAGTAGCCGATCATCACCTCTTGAGTCATACCGGCTAGCGCCCGGTAGCCTGGCAGCGCCAGCAGGCGGTCGATCACATCGCCGGCGCGGTTGAGATCATCGAGCGTCTCGAACAGAGGCGCGATGGGCAGCGACACCTGGCCCCCTACCTCCTTCATCAACAACGCCACGGTCAAGACATCCGAGGGCTGCGCCGCCATGGAAATGATGTAGGTACCCAGCGCTTCGGACTGCTCACTGGCGATGACGCGAAAGGTGTCGAGCACTTCTCGTGTCTCGGCCGAACACTCCCAGCGCCGCGGAATCAGGGGGCGGCGAGACTCCAGCTCCGCCAGCAGGAAAGCCTGACGCTGCTCTTCGCTCCAGTCGCGGTAGTGACCCAGCTCCAGAGCTCCGGTCAGCTCCTCCATCACCAGAGCGTGGCGACTCGCCTCCTGACGAATGTCCAGCTTGGTCAGGGTGACGCCGAATATGGCGACACGGCGCAGCGTATCCAACAGCGCGCCGTTGGCGATGGTATCCAGGCCAACATCGCACAGCGAGCGATAACAGGTCAGCAGCGGCGCATAGAGCTGATCGCTGTTCTCGATGATGGGGCCTCCCTCGAAGCTGCGGCCATCGAGTTCCGCCTTGGCCCAGTCGCGGGTCGCCTCCACCCGTTGCACCAGTCGCTTGAGCAGTTCGCGATAGGGCTCGGCGACGCCGCCCACTTCGGCGCGCAGCGCGCTGTTGGATTTCCACATGGAGAGCTCGGCCTTGAGCTGCTCCAGGTCCCGCAGGTAGAGGTCCGCCGCCATCCAGCGGCCCAGCAGCAATACCTCGCGGGTGACCCGAGAGGTGACGTTGGGGTTGCCATCGCGATCCCCGCCCATCCAGGAGGCAAAGACGATGGGGGCGGCATCCAGGGGCAGGCGCTCGCCGGCAGTCTCCAGCAGTAGGGTATCCAGGTCACGATGAAAGGCGGGCACCGCCTGCCACAGCGAGTTCTCGATGACGGCAAAGCCCCACTTGGCCTCGTCTACCGGCGTCGGCCGCTCATGGCGGATCTCGTCGGTGTGCCAGGCCTGGCTGATCAGCTCCTCGAGCCGTCCCCGGGCACGGCTCGCCCGCTCGGGATAGTCGCTGGAGGATTCGATGGTCGACAGGCACTCGTCGATGGCGTCGTATTTCTGAATCAGGGTGCGACGTATGACCTCGGTGGGGTGCGCGGTAAGCACCAGTTCGACGCGCATGTTGGCGAGGCTCTCCACCAGCTTGCGCGGGGCATGTCCGGCCTGCCTCGCCCGCGTCAGCAGCTCCCCCAGCATCGGTTGGCTGCCCGGTCGGTAGTCCTCCACCCGGCGGTAGCGGGCGCGATAGTGCTGCTCGGCGATATTGGCCAGGTTGAGGAACTGGTTGAAGGCCCGGGTCACCGGCAGCAGGTCGCGGTCGGGCAGCTTGCGGAGGTACTCGATGAGTTCACGGCTGCTCTGGACATCGCCCTGCCGGCCGCTCTTGGCATAGCCACGGATGGCCTCGATCCGATCGACGAAACCCTCGCCGAGATCGTCCGCGATGGTCCGGCCCAGGCTATCGCCCAGTATGCGTACGTTGTCACGCAGCGATTCGTGCAGATCGTCACTCATGGCCGGTCTCCTGAAGACAGTTCGGAAATGGGGGTGTCGTGCAGTTTGGCCTCCTGCCAGTAGTGCTCCATGGTGGCCAGGTCGACATCTCGCGTGGTCAAGCCCCGTGCGTTCAGCGCCGCTTCCACGTAGCGGAAGCGGCGCTCGAACTTGGCATTGGTCTCACGCAGGCAGCGCTCGGGGTCTGCCTTGAGGGTGCGCGCCAGGTTGGACACCGCGAACAGCAGGTCGCCCACCTCCTCGGCCGCATGGACGGTGTCATTCTCGGCCAGCGCCTCCTCGACTTCCTCGAGCTCCTCGCGGATCTTGGCGATCACACCACGGGCGTCGGGCCAGTCGAAACCCACCCGGGCGGCGCGCTTGGAGAGCTTGACGGCCCGTGACAGCGCCGGCAGGGTTCGCGGCACGTCATCTAATACCGAATTCGCCGAACCGTCGGAGGCACGCTGGTCGCGCTCTTCGGCCTTGAGGCTTTCCCAGCGGCTGTTGACTAAATGCGTCTCAACCTGCTCGGCGCTGAGGCGCCGCCTCTACGAGGCACGCAAGGAGCTGTGTCGTTCGCTCAACCTGCGCGCGATACTCGCCGGCGGACGTATTCCCAATTACCACGAGCCACACGCCCCTACCCGCCATGCGCTCAGCCATCTTCTAACCCGCTGGGGAGCACAGGTTGTCGAAGTGCCCCAACCCTCGGTTCAATCGCCGGCACCCGCACTGATGGTGGCCGGACTCCCCACCCTACTGACTGATAAAGTGCTGGAGGAGTGGCAAACCTGGCTGGACAACTGCCCCTGTCCGGTTCTGCTGCTGGTGAATGCCACGCCATTGGAACTACCAAAGCTCACCCTTCCCGCCGGTGGCGAGCTGTTGTGCAAGCCCATCTCTCGCCAGGCGCTGGCCGAAGGCCTGCGACGCTGTGGTTCGCTGCGTGGTGAGGTAGTTGTGGCACCTAACCTGAATCGA
It contains:
- a CDS encoding tetratricopeptide repeat protein, with translation MTALRSVIDASKRDYIQGLARLRLARLQVSX
- the ppc gene encoding phosphoenolpyruvate carboxylase; the encoded protein is MSDDLHESLRDNVRILGDSLGRTIADDLGEGFVDRIEAIRGYAKSGRQGDVQSSRELIEYLRKLPDRDLLPVTRAFNQFLNLANIAEQHYRARYRRVEDYRPGSQPMLGELLTRARQAGHAPRKLVESLANMRVELVLTAHPTEVIRRTLIQKYDAIDECLSTIESSSDYPERASRARGRLEELISQAWHTDEIRHERPTPVDEAKWGFAVIENSLWQAVPAFHRDLDTLLLETAGERLPLDAAPIVFASWMGGDRDGNPNVTSRVTREVLLLGRWMAADLYLRDLEQLKAELSMWKSNSALRAEVGGVAEPYRELLKRLVQRVEATRDWAKAELDGRSFEGGPIIENSDQLYAPLLTCYRSLCDVGLDTIANGALLDTLRRVAIFGVTLTKLDIRQEASRHALVMEELTGALELGHYRDWSEEQRQAFLLAELESRRPLIPRRWECSAETREVLDTFRVIASEQSEALGTYIISMAAQPSDVLTVALLMKEVGGQVSLPIAPLFETLDDLNRAGDVIDRLLALPGYRALAGMTQEVMIGYSDSAKDAGQLAAAWAQYRAQERLVEVCRAHGVSLTLFHGRGGAVGRGGGPAHAAILSQPPGSVNGSLRVTEQGEMIRFKFGQPDIALRSMEIYACAVLEATLLPPPSPEPHWREEMDRLAAIAHRGYVSVVRENPDFVPYFRAVTPEGALGRLPLGSRPTKRRQDGGVETLRAIPWIFAWTQIRLMLPAWLGSGEAFCTRLEEEGGLETLREMRDQWPFFGTYLDMLEMLLAKADVAIASYYERRLVDEPALKALGEDLRERFTRLNEVLLTILDQEELLEQTPLIRQAIAVRNPYIDPLHGLQAELLQRNRDADGAISGELTRALMVTMAGIAAGLRNTR